From Shewanella acanthi:
ATTTTCTAAGTCAGTTTTAAGTAGGTATTTTTTTGAGGCATGGGCTTGAGCGTTTTCTTTGATACTTTTGCCTTTGCAATAAGCCATAGCCGCTCTATGCACTGGAAAGGTATAAAGTTGCAAAAAAGCCCTTTGATAATCCTTAAGCTCTTTAGATGGCTGTGCAATGACTCTATGCCCATAGGAACGCTTTGGAATTTTGTATACACGGTACTTATTTGGAGCATCAGCCAAGAATCGTCTAACTTCCGATTCTCTTTTACCTAAGTTATTGGCTAAATTTTTTACTAAGTCCATAAATATCTCAACAAAAAAGCCCAAGAGTAAATACTCTCGGGCTTAGCTCTTTACTAGAGACAGCGAAATGTTCGTACTTCTTCGCAGCCTAAAGGAGGAACGAGTTTAGGGTGCGAAGAAGTACGAACATTTCGCAACCATTCCCGTTCAATAAGTTAGAGTCTGGCTAATCACCCGACTAGACGAAATTCGTCCTAAGCTAAAGAGCAGTTTGATCTTACTTTAAGCCTTTAAGATTAACAATGCTTTAGACAGAATGGTACTGAATTAAATACTATTCTGAGTACTTGCTCTCTTTTGGGATTGTGATTAATGCTTCCTCGTACACTTATTGACAGAACTCCAAGTGAGAGCAAAAAGCTTTTTTCTGAACCTGAGACTTCGTTGCCAGCGTCCAAGTGTGGACGCGGGTGATGATCTCAACGCCAAAAGACACAATCCCTTTAAGTTGAGTTAGTGCGGCATCGCCATAGCGATTAGTTTTGAGTGGCTGATAGTTTTCAGGCGCAGATTCTGAATTGATTTCTGCAATTCCTGTATCTATTCCAGAAGCTAATCCCGATTCTAATCCCGTATCTAACCCCGAAAATCCTGCAACTGTTCCTGAAGCCTTTACTGGCATTTCAGGAAGGTGATCCTGAGATTCCCAAGATGATTCCTGCATGTTCCTGAAAGCGTCCTGTAATTGGTTCACGGAGTTTTCAGCATTACTGCGGTAATTTTTCAGACTATTCCCGCAATCCAGAATTGGGTTTTGGGAAAGTTCCTGCATGGATGCGGTAATTTGTTGGGATTTGTGCTTATAGAGTGGGTGAATAGTTTGCTCTGAACGTTTGCAAGTAACACCGCCCATAAGGTGAGTATATAAATTCCAATTGCTACTATCGGCAGCTTGGCGGATAGCCTCAATCCAATCGAGACTCGGATCTTTAATTGGATCAATCCGTCTTAATTCGCGCCATACTGTAACGCCCACGCCACCAATTTGTTGAAATTGGCGAATGCCCCAACAGGATGCCCATACTTTTACTCTGATTGCAGATGTTTTGGCATCTTTGCCGTAGTTGTCGTACTCAATACCTTCACCATCGATGTTTTTACTGATGTATTTCATAAGGTAGCCAGTTGCAGAGCCTTCTTCTAGGTCGATATATTCCACCTTTAAGCGGCATTCTTTTGCGCCTTGTTCGTCACCATCTTCTTCTAGGCAATAGTGACAGAAGGTATCTACTAGGGTTTGTAGTTGCTCGGCAGGGACGAATAACAGTAAATGCCAATGCGGTGTGCCGTCATGGTGTGGCTCTGCCACACGAAAGCCAAATGGGGTGATTTGCTTACGGGCAAGATCGGCACGAATGCGGGCGAAAGTGCGGTTAAGGTATTCTTGGGCATCGAGCGGAGTTGCGCCGCTCCATTTAGGATTTTCATCCCCTGTTATTGCAAATGAACGATGGTATTTTGATGGAGTAGTCATAGTTAAGAAGACTGCGCTGATACCTGCTTCTTTAGCATGATCTTCAAAGCCACGGCTACGAGCCATTAACTCAGCTTTGCGAATAGTGGGATTTGATACATTGCGTTTGGATAAATCGGCAAGGCTTGCACTGAATCCATGCTCATTAGTTGCAAAGGTGTTTTCTAAAAGCTGTTGGTTGTTCTTCCATTGGCTTTGAAAATTGCTCACCGTAATGTGACTGGCATAAATCCCTCTTCGCTTACTCACCAGATTGAGTAAGCGGGAAACTGTTTCAATACGTAGATTCTGCTGCCGTCTTAATTTACGTTTCCACCAAACTTCATCTTTTGCCCGAGCGAAAACACCTAGGACTTTAGCAAGCTCGATGTTATCGAGCGTATCGAGTTTGAGGTTGTTGATAATGGTCTGACTCAGTTTAGGCGGATTGATGCTGTAACAAGCCATGTAATGCATAAGCGTGTTGTAAGTAGTTAGTAATCCCTTACCTTCAATTTGAGTAGTAATTTGAATACAGCGGCGGGCATGTTGCTTGGCCTTTACATTAATATCTTGATTATCAATATTCACATTATAAAAATACTTATCCTTGCCCATGATCTCAGCGATTCGCTTTCTAGTGTGCAGCACGCTTAAGTTAGCTTCACGACGTGTCGGCAATTGGAGGTAGATGTGCATCATTGCTAAGCGGTGTGGAGTGGGCAGGCCATAGAGTTGTTTCTCTAGCCAATGTTTATCGTCAGCATGAACCTTAGGCATCAGTCTTTACCTCGCTGTTAGTCAGTAGTTGCTTACCTCGCTCGTTAAGCGTGAGCTTTTGCCAGCGAATACCCATTTCAAACGCGGTGGATTCAGTGAGTAGTCCTTCACGTTTTAATCTAAAGAGGGTGCGTTTTTGAAAGTGCCCGTTAAAGGTTGCAATACCGTCAACCTTGCCAAAGTCGCTGCAAATTTCTGAGCACAGGAAAAGGCTATTGCCCTTTGAAAGCCATTGGGCAAATTCCAGTTGTTCATCGGTGAGTTTGGGCATGGATAAAGTAGGGGAGGTCATCATTATTTAGCCTCCCCGTTATGTAACGAAAATACGTGTCCTTGGTCAGTGATTATTGCCATGTCCCCGTTAACGGTGTCGGGACTCGTTAACAGGTACAACTTTTCAATTTTGCGCTTTGTACCCGTTAACGGGTACATGGACTCGTTATGTAACCTAATGGATTTCACACTCTCGGATAGTGTGTGATCCATCATCGCTAGTTGAATGATGATGCAAAGCGTGGCTGAGTATTTAAAGAGTGTGATCATAAACCCTCCCGTTAACGAAGGATTCCACATCGCTTTGGCGGTACTTAACGCTGCGGCCTACTTTAACGAAGCGTAAAGGATAGCGGCCAGTACATCGCCAAACCGAAAGCGTGCCAATGGTGACGCCGAGAAATTCGGCGACCTCGGAAGGGGTGAGCAAGATATCGTTCATGGTAACTCCTGATTAAAGTGGATTTGTCAGGAGTTAGGTTAGGGAAGTGCTATTAGGATGTAAGTCTCGCTCGCAGGGAGAAACATACCTCTCGCAGTGAGAAATGTATTTCTCGCCGCGAGAGGTAAAATTATTTGTCTTTATCTGACGCCAACAGCCATTTGTAGAGACGATCGAATCCGTTGGTGTGCCACTCCAATGGTGAGCCTCTTTGCTCGGAGATTGCTGCGACTTGCGGGAGAAGCTGACGGGCTGCATGTCTGGCACTATGGAACTTACCCGCTTTGTAGAGTTTGACAGCATCAGCTTTAAGAGTTCGGTTGATAGCATGTTTGGAGTCATTGCCAGCTTTAGCTGCTTTCTTGACAGAATTACGTTTACCAATAGCTTCAAATAAGCCAGCTTTGATTTTTTGTAATGACCTGTTTTTACTTGAAAATAGGCTTACTGTTAATTCTTTTTTGAGTGTGTTTGCTGCCTTTTCAAGCCCTGCCATCTCACAGGATAGTGCTGCGTGAAGAATGTCTGCTTCACGTTCCTCCAGGAGGTGTAGTAAATCTTCGTAATGCTGAAACTGGTCATGCTCTTTAAATGCATCTGAAAGAGTTTTTGCGGATGTGAACTTTTCGAGTAATCGAGAGTTTTTCTCCGGTGCCGCCAAAGGAAATTTGGTGGCGAAATCGAAGAATAAGTTAGCAACGTCTTCTGCTGTTAAATCAACCAAGTCAGAGATGTTGTCGATCACCGCGAGACGCTCAATAATCTCGTTATGGCTAAGGTTTTGACTATCTTCCGAGTTTGGCAAGAGTTTGTATACGTATGAGCCTAGCCAGTCATGGGACAAGGCAGTGATCAAAAACTCAGCAACAAATTGAAGTTTTGGGTTCTCGTCATTTTCCCAAACCTCCATTAGCTGTTCAGCCGTTCCTTGCATTTGGTATTCGGCAGCTTTCTTTAGAACGGCATCAATAGAATTCATGATGATAAAAACTTTGCTAGTTGTTCTGGATAACCAAAAACTAACGGAAATGAGCCTGAGAGTCCAGAAAACGGGTGAAATGCGTGAAAGCGGGATTTTTGAAAATGTTACGAAAAAAAATTCTAAAAAACGTCATTCCTATGGTGGCACATAGGCGGCACAGGATTTTTAATTTTTCGTAAGTTGTTGAATTTTATAGTAAAAAAGTGACTTATGGTCTCTCCACAGGGACTCGAACCCCGATCGGCCGCTTAGGAGGCGGCTGCTCTATCCTGTTGAGCTATGAAGAGACGTCAGTGATTATACTGGTTTTGTCTTTGATTAAAAGTCTCAAGATTTAGTTGCTTAAATCTTAATCGCTATATCGTTTATCTGTACATTGTAAACTGCATTCTGGTCCGTTAGCACGGCTGTTGCACTTTCTTCACTGACCTGTTCAATTTGTACCGTTGCTCGACTCTTACTGGCTACAGCGCGCATTTCATTGAGTCTATCGGGTAGGTTTTGCTGTAAAACCACTTGGAATTTATCGTTTACTCGTATTCCGTGTTTACGACCTAAATTTAGAATAATTCGGTCGCCTTGGCGACTGACCACTTGTCCTAGAAGGGGGCGGCAATTGAGGGTGCTATCTATATCCCGTGTCGCTTCCTGCATGATGAGACTAATATGACGGCCGTAGGCTGAGTTCCAAAAGCGATTACTATTTGGGGTGACAATGGCATTTTCTGCAAACTCCCAAGGTGCACTTGTGCTGTAGCTTTTGCTCCAAACTTCTTCTCCACTAATGCCATGGTAGAGGCTGAGTTTGAATTGAAATTGTCGATGTGGCGCTTCATCCCACCACCCCATAAAGGTTCGGGTGACAGGCTCGGTCGAGATATCAATAATCTGCGGCAGTAAAATGTATTGGCTATCGGTGATTTCACTGAGCCAGCTAGGAAGGCGATAACCTCGGATATCGACAAGCGCCTGGGTGATATCGAGCCGCTCTTTGGCGTGGATATGGCTAAAGCTGGTGGATGAGTAACCATCAATACTATTGCCGAGTTTCTCCGAAATCACTTCTTCAAATCCAGATAATTGGCCGTAGCGTAATTGTGCTCTGTCTTTAATTTGTGCTTGGGGAATAAGAATGGCCGCCTTTAGCTGACCCGCAGGGCACTGTTGCGTGGGATCGTCATTGAGGTCGAGTCTTAAGGACACATATATTCTATTGCCTTCAATCCGTTCACTCACTAACTGGATACTGATCGCCTGGGCATTGCGATTAATGGAAAAGTTATTTTGAGTGAGGTTGCCGTTAGTGGTTTGCTGCTCGCTGGAAATCTGGATGCCAGTATTGAGGGTTGCATAGCTCACGGCTTGATTGATGGCTTCTTCCCGCGCTTGGGTCACATTGCCATTGATAATAGTGGCATCACCGCTGGCATTCACCCACTCGGCTTTAGCGGGTATTGCAAATAGCGTAAGGCTCCCAATCATGAGCAAGGTGGTACTTATTTTGTTCATTAATAGAGTCCTTAACGAAAGTTACTACGCTCTGCCACGACAAAACTGTGTGACAGCCAAAAGTCAGGATCTGCCGATTTACTGACGTTATTTATTTAGCCGAGTTAAAGCAAATTCTGTGCCTGTTATTGAGCGGGTAATATTGCGGGTGACTACTGAGGTTTAAGGATACAGAATTGAGGTCGATAACAACTCTGCAGGGAGATAGCTGAGGTATTTCTCAACATGCGTCCTTTGCAAATACTCTTAACCTGGTCTGATAATTGCTAGCCATAAGACAAAGTGGCAAAGGTAATGGGTCATTTGTGACCGCATATAACCATTGAGGTAAGACTAATGCTCAAACGTGCATTAATTTATATGGCAATTTTAGTGTTGGCAGGTTGTGCTTCTGGCACAAAAGAGCCGCCAAAACCGAGCTTTGTTGACGGCAATGGATTGCCGCCGACGGCAGTTATCAATCATATATCACAGCGTATTACGACTGAGTTAACACAGCAAAATGATGCTTTGCGTCCTGATCAGCCTTTGGTTGTTCTAACGCCTGTACTAGTTGGGGACTTGAATAGTACCAACGCCTTTGCCCTGCAATTACAGCAGGGGTTAATGGCGTCACTGCATAGCTTTCAGTTCAATGTGGTGGATTTAAATTTAGGTGATGGCATAAGAGTGACTGAAGAAGGTGATTTTATTTTGACGCGCGAGTGGCAAAAGTTATCAACCAACCTGCCTGTCGACCATTTAGTCGTCTCGACAATGAGCCCAGCGACAAATGGCATGGCGATTAACACTCGTATTGTTACCATCAGTAACAATCGGGTGGTGTCGACCTCTCAGACCTTTATTACCCAAAAAGAACTTGGCAATTACCTGCAGCGTTCTGAGCAGGTGGTGTCCCACGATGGCATTTTATATCGTCAATCCGCACCGGGAATGAACGAAGTTCGCGTGTTAGGAGATAACAAATGAAACCCTTTTTTGTCTTAGTGGCCTTACTGATGCTGACTGCCTGTAGCAGCAAAGATAGATACGTTCAGTGGGAGGATGTGCCACCCCCAAGTTTTCCCAAACTGACGGCTATCGGCTATGCACCTTTAGCGACTCAGCCGGCAAAAGAACAATCACAACGGGTACTGATGGCGATGCAGGCTTCAAAAATTGTGGCTTACCGTGAGTTAGCCGAGCAGGTTTATGGCCAGAAAATTACCGCCAATAGTAGTGTGAGTGAATGGATGCTAACCGATGATAATGTAAAAGCCTCGGTGACGGGGATTATTCGTGGGGCTAGGGTCGTGAAAAGTTATCCTGCGGGTGATCATTATGTGACTGAGTTGGAGCTAGATTTCGCTCAAGTATGGCAGCTCTACCAACAGCAAAGCCGCCCACAGCGAATCAAAGAAGTTACTTATTTCTAGTGTGACATGAAATTTTCGCTCATTAAAAAGCCGCGTCGATGTCGCGGCTTTTTAATGGATTTCATATCGCTGATTTCAGTCAGTGGTATCCTGAACCTTAAGCTTTAATATCATTACCTAAGCTTGATATCGTCGACGTTTTGCCTTTTTCGTTATAGGTGAGACTCGTGGCATTTCGACTTGCCTGTAATGCTTGGGCAAAGCGATTAAGGCTTGCAATATTCATCTCGATAAGACTAGCATTTTGAGCATTTAACGCTTTGCATTCTGCTAGGGTTTGCTTGACCGTGGCCATTTTAGTGGCGAGGTCCTGCTGCTCTGTCAGTAACCCAATCTCGGGATGCTGAGCAATGAACTCGTCGTTTGCTTTAAGCGTTTTTAAACAATCGGATTTTTCGGCAGCAAGGGACAATAGCAAATCGGCGTTTTGGTCTACCAAAGCGCCTTTTTCGTTGACGATGATTTGCTTAAGTACATCCAAATGGGCTTGTTGTTTGTCGACCAGTTCAGCAATGGGCGTCATAGTTACTCGTTATTAAGATCGTTTAATTCAGCTTCAAAGCTGGCGATATTGGCTGCCAATTTTTCAGGATCAATTTTGTAGCGACCCTCAGCAATCGCTTGCTTAATCTCTGCGACTTTTTTCTGATCGACTTCAGGAAGACTGGCCATTTTCGTCTGAGCACCTTGTAACTGCTGAGCTTGAGCCGTAATGACAACAGAGTCACTTTTTTGTGGAGTCGATTTAGCCGATACCTGAGTAGATACCTCGCTTTCGCTATTTTTCTTAGCGGTATTTGAACGAACTTGCGAAGTCGTTGTTGTATTTAATTTGCTAATATCAATTGCCATGTGAGGCTCCAGCGTCGTGTATACGGGATTTCTTAACTGGGGTATCGGCCGCTTCCTGAAAAGCTTTAGCGAATTTTACATTCTTACTTCAACTTCGCCAATGGCCGTCACTATAGCATCCAGCTCTTTGTTTGACTTGCTATTTTTGACTCTTATTTGGTCACCGACATTGCCATCCTGCAGCGCCTCCCCCAAAGTTTTTAAGGTAAAATTATTTGAGCGAACATAAATCGATACCGAATCATTCTTACACACAAAACACAGGTTATTCGCAAAAATCGGGGTGTTTTTGGCGACTCGGCGTTTAACTCTAACCCCAGATAATTGGGATGTGTCGTTAAATTGCAGTCCGCGCAGCGTGTTTTGGTCGACATAGCGGATTTCAACTTGGTTTGGGGAGATGAGTTCACCCGGTGCAAGGGTTTCACTGGCTACGACCACGGGAAATAGGATCTCGACCCTAACAGACATAAAGATTTGCCAAGGGTAGCTGAGGTCGGGAGTCTCGCAACTGACTTTTAAGGTATTGTTACGACTAATTTCTCGCTGTGATGCCAATTCAACTTTAATGGGTGTTGAGCACTGAGAAGGTAGTGTTCTTGCATCTAAATTTTGCGGTAGGATTTCAACCTTGGCATTTTCTGGTACCGAAATTTTTTCATTAACAAGGGCTTTAGCTAATTCGCTGATGGTCGATACGCTGGGCACTATGGGTTCCGCCTTGGCTAAAGGAGAGACAAGGAACGCAAGGGGGATAAAAAAAATGCCAAAATTTACTTTCATAATGAATACACTAGCTTGTAACGCCAGATTGCACCTATACTTTTATCAAATTCGAAGCTGATGATTGTGTGAAAATTGGATCTGTATGTCAGAAGATTGACTCAGTTTCGATTACAGTTACTTATTTTCAAGTCAAGCAAGTAATGTGCCTATACTCGCATGAGTCTTAAGGCCAAGCATAAACAGAA
This genomic window contains:
- a CDS encoding replication endonuclease, which gives rise to MPKVHADDKHWLEKQLYGLPTPHRLAMMHIYLQLPTRREANLSVLHTRKRIAEIMGKDKYFYNVNIDNQDINVKAKQHARRCIQITTQIEGKGLLTTYNTLMHYMACYSINPPKLSQTIINNLKLDTLDNIELAKVLGVFARAKDEVWWKRKLRRQQNLRIETVSRLLNLVSKRRGIYASHITVSNFQSQWKNNQQLLENTFATNEHGFSASLADLSKRNVSNPTIRKAELMARSRGFEDHAKEAGISAVFLTMTTPSKYHRSFAITGDENPKWSGATPLDAQEYLNRTFARIRADLARKQITPFGFRVAEPHHDGTPHWHLLLFVPAEQLQTLVDTFCHYCLEEDGDEQGAKECRLKVEYIDLEEGSATGYLMKYISKNIDGEGIEYDNYGKDAKTSAIRVKVWASCWGIRQFQQIGGVGVTVWRELRRIDPIKDPSLDWIEAIRQAADSSNWNLYTHLMGGVTCKRSEQTIHPLYKHKSQQITASMQELSQNPILDCGNSLKNYRSNAENSVNQLQDAFRNMQESSWESQDHLPEMPVKASGTVAGFSGLDTGLESGLASGIDTGIAEINSESAPENYQPLKTNRYGDAALTQLKGIVSFGVEIITRVHTWTLATKSQVQKKAFCSHLEFCQ
- a CDS encoding helix-turn-helix domain-containing protein encodes the protein MNDILLTPSEVAEFLGVTIGTLSVWRCTGRYPLRFVKVGRSVKYRQSDVESFVNGRVYDHTL
- a CDS encoding flagellar assembly protein FlgT; the encoded protein is MNKISTTLLMIGSLTLFAIPAKAEWVNASGDATIINGNVTQAREEAINQAVSYATLNTGIQISSEQQTTNGNLTQNNFSINRNAQAISIQLVSERIEGNRIYVSLRLDLNDDPTQQCPAGQLKAAILIPQAQIKDRAQLRYGQLSGFEEVISEKLGNSIDGYSSTSFSHIHAKERLDITQALVDIRGYRLPSWLSEITDSQYILLPQIIDISTEPVTRTFMGWWDEAPHRQFQFKLSLYHGISGEEVWSKSYSTSAPWEFAENAIVTPNSNRFWNSAYGRHISLIMQEATRDIDSTLNCRPLLGQVVSRQGDRIILNLGRKHGIRVNDKFQVVLQQNLPDRLNEMRAVASKSRATVQIEQVSEESATAVLTDQNAVYNVQINDIAIKI
- a CDS encoding FlgO family outer membrane protein; the protein is MLKRALIYMAILVLAGCASGTKEPPKPSFVDGNGLPPTAVINHISQRITTELTQQNDALRPDQPLVVLTPVLVGDLNSTNAFALQLQQGLMASLHSFQFNVVDLNLGDGIRVTEEGDFILTREWQKLSTNLPVDHLVVSTMSPATNGMAINTRIVTISNNRVVSTSQTFITQKELGNYLQRSEQVVSHDGILYRQSAPGMNEVRVLGDNK
- a CDS encoding LPP20 family lipoprotein gives rise to the protein MKPFFVLVALLMLTACSSKDRYVQWEDVPPPSFPKLTAIGYAPLATQPAKEQSQRVLMAMQASKIVAYRELAEQVYGQKITANSSVSEWMLTDDNVKASVTGIIRGARVVKSYPAGDHYVTELELDFAQVWQLYQQQSRPQRIKEVTYF
- a CDS encoding flagella synthesis protein FlgN, which translates into the protein MTPIAELVDKQQAHLDVLKQIIVNEKGALVDQNADLLLSLAAEKSDCLKTLKANDEFIAQHPEIGLLTEQQDLATKMATVKQTLAECKALNAQNASLIEMNIASLNRFAQALQASRNATSLTYNEKGKTSTISSLGNDIKA
- the flgM gene encoding flagellar biosynthesis anti-sigma factor FlgM; the encoded protein is MAIDISKLNTTTTSQVRSNTAKKNSESEVSTQVSAKSTPQKSDSVVITAQAQQLQGAQTKMASLPEVDQKKVAEIKQAIAEGRYKIDPEKLAANIASFEAELNDLNNE
- the flgA gene encoding flagellar basal body P-ring formation chaperone FlgA, translated to MKVNFGIFFIPLAFLVSPLAKAEPIVPSVSTISELAKALVNEKISVPENAKVEILPQNLDARTLPSQCSTPIKVELASQREISRNNTLKVSCETPDLSYPWQIFMSVRVEILFPVVVASETLAPGELISPNQVEIRYVDQNTLRGLQFNDTSQLSGVRVKRRVAKNTPIFANNLCFVCKNDSVSIYVRSNNFTLKTLGEALQDGNVGDQIRVKNSKSNKELDAIVTAIGEVEVRM